In Glycine max cultivar Williams 82 chromosome 10, Glycine_max_v4.0, whole genome shotgun sequence, the DNA window ATTACCCACATAAGTTATAATCTAATAACGATACATTACTAGACTTAAATATTTAAGTGCATGTTAtagaatttataaattattattttgttttattatgttgttaaaatatttcattgacATGTTACATATTAGTGtgctattatttttatatataaagtagatacttacaaatttaaaattggagTCTAAGAAACTTACACgaatttacatatatttttttgagtttgataacttagtttttttagttatatttctttttcataaagGAATTGAGCCCCATGAGTTAGAAAACGAGAaccaaatttaaataacaaaaacatcaaaagattaaaaagtaaattcctttctataaaaaaatgtaattaagcaCATAAACTAACATTCACGTCCGTACTtgctttaacttattttaacacAAATTATTACCTTCATATTCTCCACGTCCTTATCCTATCCTACCAACAATATCAAGACAATATCGACACATATATGATTTTTCAAGTTGAGAGTTTTCTCACGTAATATCTCCATACATAATTTCGGTCAATCTTCGTCCAAAACCTATTTGTagcaagaaattgaaaaaaaaaattattaacaatttgTTTGGACAATGATGTAATGTACCCGCACACAGCACACAGAGATACAGCAAGGAGGGGATAGTAAAACCGGCAAACAGGGCCTTGTCCTCACACGAGACACGCACACGTATAAATAGGGCGAAAACTCAAAAGAGTTAAATCACTCACACACTCTTTCTTAAGTTCTCAGAAACCTTAAAAACAACAACGTAGGAGTGTTCGGAAAAGATGGCTAAGCAGGAAGTGGTGGAAGGGTTCAAGTTCGAGCAGAGGCACGGGAAAGAACGCGTGAGAGTGGCGCGCGTGTGGAAGACGAGGCAGGGGCAGCACTTCATTGTGGAGTGGCGCGTGGGGAtcactctcttttcggattGCGTCAACTCGTACCTCCGCGATGACAACTCTGACATCGTTGCTACTGATACCATGAAAAACACCGTAACAACCTTAACCTTCTCAGTTCTCTctcacccactttttttttattatttctctttctgtcaatttttattgttaatttctgTACATGAAGGTCAATCCTATTTTCTTGTTCTAGTACATGTTTCTGTGAAGTTGAATTTATGCAGAACAGGAAATGTTTGCCTGTGGTTGTGTGAAAGTACAATGTCATTTACCACTTGATCATTTTCGTCTGTTTATGTTTACCATCGTCAGCTCACTGAGTTTTGAATTCTTATCTAATGTGCAATTAGGTGTATGCAAAAGCAAAGGAATGCTCTGACATACTTTCTGCCGAGGAGTTTGCTATTCTGCTTGCTAAGCACTTTGTATCATTTTACCAGAAGGTTGGTGACTGAAAATCTAATATCAATATTGAGATTATTTGTACTTTTCCGCtccttatttgtttttgttgttcctTTATTTTGCACTGTGTTTTTCCTTTGATCTTTTTTAGGCTAAGCATTTTGCTTTGGACTGTCTTTTATCGGAAATTATTGTCATCCttctcatattttcttttaatgtaATTACATAAGTATTTGGTTTAACTTATTTTGGAGAAATAATTGTGTATTTTTGCTCACTTCCTGTGAGAGCTTTATAAAATAAGTGATTATTTCCCATGAAAAAGCATTTCTAAATATGTGCTACTTGATAGAAAGAAAACTCTTGCTTTTCTGTAGGTTACTGGTGCTATTGTGAATATTGTGGAAAAACCATGGGAGCGTGTCACTGTGGATGGTCAACCTCATGAACATGGTTAGTCAAACTATCATACATTGTGCTGACTTGCTCGTTTTAGAAGGTGCTCATATATGTCACACTCTGTAGAGGTTCTGCTTTTGTTAGCCTTTGCACTCAATTTGTGTTGCAGTTGAAGATTCTTGATTTAATTATAGTTATAGTTTGTTTCTACCTGTCCTCAAGTTCTTGGTTTTATTGTGTTAGGTTTCAAACTTGGGTCTGAGAAGCATACAACAGAGGCGATAGTACAAAAGTCTGGTTCACTTCAGTTGACTTCTGGTATTGAAGGATTGTCAGTGTTGAAGACAACCCAGGTAAGCTTGCTAGAAACAAGTGCTTTGATTTTCATCTAGTTTTTCCAATTCCTGTAACTCTAATACAGAAGTTCTCAAAACAATATGATGTTTTCAGTAGGAGTGGCATGATCTGTTTTTAAGCTGAAGATAAATGCATGAAAAATGTAACCATTTACCCAAAAGAAAGCACAGACTTTTctgatttcatttttctttttatggcaACTTCGGTGATAATTTGCTCAAAATATTTTCTGCACACATCATACAGTAGTTGCATTACACATAAAACTTGGGATTGCAATACAGTATAACAGATTCTacgttttatataatttattctgaAATACATAGGAAAGTAACACAAATAGGCTGAgtacttttaaaattacaacTTGTATTTATACAAACTCTAATTGAAAATACATAAATTGCAACTATATCAAGGCTCATAAAatattgtagatttttagttaaaatcagTCTTACAGTACCAGATCTATGATAATGATGTTACCAAAATTTTCAATTCTGTGTAGAAGATGAGGATACTCAAAATGATTTCGGTATaataagagaaagagaagattaTTACTAAAGaacagaaagagaaaaagacaaaaGCTGCTGCATATACTTCGCATGGCATCGCTAcatcctttttttcttatttttcatattgaAATTCCCTTGGTCCTAAAAGGGTGAGGACTGAGGAGgataattcttttatttgtaGTTCTGAAATTGGTTACATATCTTTCATGGCTGATATGAACTTTCTCAGATGGTAGACGAAATAAACCTGTTTGGGCTTTGGAACTTGTTCAATTTGCATGAGCATATAGATTCATACACGGCATTATTACAGAACTGGTTTGCTGCATACTTAGAAAATACAAGTTGATGTccaagttatttatttatttttgtgactTCTGAGCAGTCTGGTTTTGTGAATTTCATAAGAGACAAGTACACAGCACTTCCTGATACCCGTGAAAGGATGGTAGCAACAGAAGTAACCGCACTGTGGAGGTAATTTTTGTTCCCTTATAATTTGCCTTAATATTATGGAAGCCAATCTTGTAGGCATAATTATGATCAATTTCATTACAATTTCTAGaaatttttcttgtcattttttttaattgtaaaatgaAAGAGTTCATATAGCATCGTCCAGGTAAGGAATTCAAGCCTGAAAAGTTTTCTCATTGATTATTACACTGGTATTCTTTAACCTGGATGTGGTTGTTTGTAGGTATTCGTATGAATCGCTGTATAGCCTCCCTCAGAAGCCGCTTTACTTTACAGAAAAGTATCAGGAAGTGAAAAAAGTTCTGGCTGACACTTTTTTTGGCCCACCAAAAGGGGGAGTCTATAGCCCATCTGTTCAAAACACACTCTACCTGATGGCAAAGGCCACACTGAACAGGTTTCTCACTGTCTAACTCATTGCGTGTGTAGAAATCTATCTACCTCTCTATTGTCTCTGCATTTCACAGCCACTTTTGGTTTTCCCCTAAATAACCACAAGTTTAATGCATGTGTGATAATCCTAGATGGAGTAACTATTGATTTTTATGCTTCAGGTTTCCTGACATAGCTTATGTCAGTCTAAAGTTGCCAAATCTTCATTTCATACCTGTCAATATCTCAAACCAGGATGGCCCTATTGTGAAGGTATTGtgattcttttctttgaaaagctTGCAGAATTTAGTGGAACCCATTATGAAGTCTTAATTGATGTTATTAGTATTGTGACATCTTTCTATAAGGAGAAAAGAATATTGAGGAACCACAGTTGGAAATCAAATGTGACACTATAATGATATAAGCACTAAAACTTGAATTTTGCATTTTAGTCATGGGCTTATGGCCATAATTGCAGCTGCAGGATGGACAAGTTTAATCTCACCTTTTACCAATGGTTTGTGATGACATTAGGAAAGACCTACAGTAACATGTCCTGTATTTACtgtgtattattttaaattcttgatATCCGGCCCTCATATTAGAAGGGATCCTTACGGAAGGAAAGTTTTATGTGGTCTTGCTCGTAGGCCAAGTAAACGCAAAAACGTATGAAAGATCAAGAaaggaaatccagaaaacatgTCATTTGATAAACCTAATTGAAcccattttctatattttccttTCCTGCccaaatatttatgtataagCTTCCTTCAACTTGTCTACATCTCTGTCACTTTATGACTGCCCTTTATAGCATCTCCAATAATGAAcatcatttagtttttttaactcttttaatGGCTCTTACCATCCCACATCGGTTTTAAGAACTTTAGCAACTTTTCACTCCAATGATGCATCTCTGTAAGAACTTAAACAGGTCTCAAGTTTTTTAcatcttaatttttctttaatgggTCTCAGACGTTACCtttcaattgttttttaatgGTTAAGAGTCAGTTCTTTTATAAGAACAGTTCTTACTCGTAATGTCCATATCATCTTCCTCCAGTGGTGAACCTAGTTAAAAATGGTTCTTAACTTTAAGAACCTACACAAGAACTATCTTAGAGATGCTCTTGTAGTGAAGGTATAGGTTGTTCTAAGATGGTCACATCAATCACAGATCACCTTATGTGTTCTATATTTAGAATTTACCTTGTCTGTTACATCTTAAAGACGATACTGAATTACTGATGCTTATGCAGTTTGAGGATGATGTGTACTTGCCAACGGATGAGCCACATGGGTCAATTCAAGCTAGTTTGAGCCGCCTTTGGTCAAAGCTGTAGAAACTGCAGAAACTATGGTGCTCATCCCTTCTGGTGGATTGCTAGTGCAGCCTAAACTAGCAAACCTGGCCTCAGATAATGCTTTCCATTAATGTGTCTTGTAATTCTGGTTTTtgttatctttatcttttgttttgtttcatgAAGAACTATTATGCATGAATAACTTCCAGGAGGGATATTCTGTGGGTTGCACCAATGTTAAGCTTTTTGTTTCTACTATTCCAATAATTTCCTAGTGTCCTTGTGGAATCTGAAATAAGTCTTACTATGACGTTGATGCAATGCTTTTTTATGGTCATATAAAGATGGTCATACTCGTACATTATAGTCAAGATTTTTAAAACGAGAGTTGTCACCAAATTGGTAAAGACATGGTTTATGGTTTAATGGTTGGATAAGTAATTTAACCCGTGgtaatttgatatatatttttttagtgataTTCTTTTTCCAACAGTCTTTATAATTgtctgaaattaatttaaaattcttattgaGTGTCACTTATAGATtaggagaaatttttttttaataagaaatgaAACCTATCAAAATCGgtgatttaataaattttcactAATAATAAAGAAGATTCAGAAAAAAATGTCGccaacatttttcttattttgaaatttacataatatatggagtaataattaaataatatctcaTGTGCTTgcatataaaatttgattataacCGTTTGATAAAACTAGTTGATGAATTAGCTTAAAACTTATAAGCGAATAATTGGAGATGTTGAAAGtttataaattaacttattgaattaaaatatttgataaaattagttttttattttattttacaggactaaaattagttgttagagtaattgatattaataaatgtaaaatgatATTAGATAATATATTAACAGTTTTTATTTgcattctgttttttttaaaataaaaaatattttaggtaattatagtttaatttttttatgaattttcaattattttaaattttttaaatataaagtgTATTAACAAAATTCGagaggaaaatataaaaatgacttattttattaatttcgtagctcattttttctctcaaaataatatactttggtttctttttctctaatttatctttttctatcTTTATTTTCTAACAGATCCTTGTTTTTCCCTTGATTTTCATAGATAAACCAAcatgtaatatttaattttctaatatttaataGCTAAATGATTCAAGTTTgagtttgtttgaattgttctttgtacaactaaaataaaaaagaacgaagtataatttaataagaGTTAATGAGAGAGATGAGAAGATAATAATTAGTTAAAACAgtgaaaaaaacaataaatcaaaAGTTAAGAGTATCATTTCCCCCAtgatctaaaaagaaaaaagagttaagagtataatatataaataatttgacaACGCGTGAAATTGaagtttgaaaagaaattaCTATAGTGGTCTGTTTCCGATATGCAAGATtaagaatttaatataaaatgattgatATATAGAAGGGCATTATATAAAACCAAAAGCCAATAAAAAATGGGAATTGACTCGTAATTTTGTATAATGAAAGAGGTGGGGTGTCAACTCTCGAacttatatttcaatatatatatatatatatatatatatatatatatataatattccaATAGATAtgtaaatatacttttaatatcAAGTCTTATTTGAAAAAACCCATATGtgatatgatttaataaaaaaggaGTACTAAAAAATAGCAAGggttaataaagaaaaatattatataatgttGGATGATAGTTTTGACTCATTTTTTTACAGCATGTTTGGATGAGTGCTTACACCTCGGCTTGAATTCGAAGATAAATATTGGgagatgctaggtgcacccagtaatattgctggtgcacccagcaacttTTATGAATGGACAATTTTgccctttaataaaaaattataaaaagcccCCCCCTCTCCGGAAGAAACTTTTCTGCTGCTGCTCATTCCTTCCGCGaactgcttcttcttctccgcgaactgcttcttcttctccggcaAGGCAAGCGCGAACgtcgtcttcttcttcttcgcgaACGAGGTTAGTCTCCCTAACTCCCCTTTGATACAACATTGTTATAGCTTGTAGCAGTGGAACCTTAGGATAGTTACCTTAGGATAGTAACTTTAGGGTAGAAAACGAGAGGAGAGGACGGTAGAAAACGAGAGGAGAGGACGCCGGAAAAAATGGGGAAAAGAGGCTGACGGCGGAGACTTCCGGAAGACCCGTTAggagttcttccggaagttccggaagaaccttttccggaaagtttccggaagaagtgttcttccggaagtaaccaaacgtcttccggaagaacacttcttccggaagacttcCGGAAAACGTCTTCCgggaactttccggaagaagcgGTTCATCCGGAAGAGTTATGAGTCAAGTATACGAAAGTGAGAAAGATCATGTTGGAGGAAGAGGCTTAGACTCAAAGGTAGGCAAATCATGTATTCTCGATAGTCATTGTGAACTAGGATTGGTGGAGCGTGAAAGTCTCGacacttttcttcttccttctatTCTTGAACCGtcccatgttaaaaaaaaaaaaaggggctgACCATGTGTTTAGTCGCGTTTTCTtgtgtatatttgtttgtttctaaTTGTTATTCGTGTTTCTTATGATATTACCCTAATTCAAATAGTATGTCTTTCACATTTTATTATAGTTGAGATGTCACTCTCGTGAGAAGACTTACTTATGAAATACTATCATTGAGTAAACGAGGATCACCGGATTTAGTAGTTAAGTGCAGAGGAGTCTTGTGATCGAAGTAACGGAAAAAGAGTTTCAACTAGACACACAACTTGATATTGAGAATCATATGCGTGATATCTTTTTCTCGATCTTTCGGCAAGTTTCGGGGACGAAACTTCTTTTAAGAGGGGTgaaattgtaacatcccaatttttcgtaaataaatttaaaaagctttttagaaataaataaagaaataaataaatatagagcaaataataggctgagtacactaggtataaatagttatgttaagtcatctgtctccttttggcctcattttcgttttttcccttctcctctcaaaaccctttctttttcccgcagcccatcAAACCAGTCTTAGAAAAACAATGATCTTgaacccgttcaccgttggatcgttgtgaaatttgagtatcatgttcgcaacacaattccgagcattctcaccgttgggaatttttaTATCATGTCTAAACTGAGAGAaacacccttcgcattgtagtctttttctttcccgcagaaacccagagctgtcttggtaaaactacgatcccgatttcgttaaccgttggattattgtgaaatttggatatgttgttcgaaattcaattcctcacgcttccaccgttgggatttacgAGATattattcgtggagggagaaaaaagaatcgcatgaagacagcacaagtggaggtttcaatctcttctccgtctctctgacgtttgggaattctatcggagcagtcggatgaataattgaaagaatttccgggaaccgctagagatgttgctatcactggttgaagacacgtgagcccgcttagaggtaagggatgagttattcacagttggggattagtgagaacatgtgtagggatccttagaggattaaattggggttttattttgagatgtttattaaattgcaatttttcctttatgattataaataaaatattgatgttctaatgaaaattgcttgataaattgtgctcttgatatttgtatatttcgacctatgattttgatataattgtgtaatattagttAAGGGATTTTAGTCCTAATATTGTGATagtgttttatataaattgttatattgaggatatgaaatgatgattcaaattgtgagtatgtgatgaattgtagaagaatatgttgctttgagattataatattgttattgagattgagtataagtgtaaagttgaacatgtgttaatttgtgagatacgtgtaaacatgtgatggtggattgtcacactatgagaagtgaaattgtgaatgagttctagttgtggataagtgtgtagttaacacttgatgtgaaattacttgtgttgtaagctatgaattgtacaataacccgaccagtgttatcttgagaaaagcgttgatgcgcagtgttaaagagaaaatgtaggtttcctatttaggagccAGTGTTAAATCATAGTGcgattgtgttgaacgtgtttaaaacacgagtgtaaggtcgtgggtattgtataattcatgagcagtgtctgcatgcaaaaattattttaggggttggacctgaatcaggagggagaggccctgacggactcttcggagtgtaggccttgggggtcaccgggtttgagtgctcctttaagcctatgctgatctcatatggttggagcattctcgcaaaacatcgtgaccctgactggtctccctatgatcttacttagtgagagtgacctgacaaacccattgtgtggtgtgtcttgttatgtactcctaagcgccccagggtggtttttcactgacatggtaccacattgcatataggcttgagtcttagcataattgtcgcatacgcttgctaattgtttattatgaaattgatgtgttattatgtcttgatcggagtgtgtgatttcTGTGTatagtgattgatgattgaaaggtgtaattgatggatgaaaagtgtgattgatgaaggacaaagtgatgaaataatgtgagatatgctaagtaaattgtatttggctactatatgttgtgttgtttctctctagtagttagcaatgtgataactcactcccggtttgctgtttgtgtttggatcctgtgatgatcttgaactttgtgttcgggggagcagatgaataggtggatgactatgaagaacctcatgctagaggacacgagaacacaacgctctgataggatgtgacattaggatataggttctatattaattgtatgaagaccttgttgagtcgagaatactttattatttatttggacaagtttgaatatgatgtagaagaaaatgaatgtgagcctttttcccctttgaaagacttgtttaaaaaaaatgttttaaaaatacttttaattaatatttgaatttttttttattccttattagtatatatgtgaggggtagagggtgtcacaatgtttactaagtaatttagttgtgtttttttttagaaatgaagtttcttattttttttttaaattaagagttggatgtttactaattaattttttttacattagttgtgtttttttttataaatgaagttgtttattttttttaaaaaattaagttgtggatgtttagtaatgaattatttttatattagttgtgtttttttttttttataaatgaagttgtttaattttttttaaaaaaaattaagttgtgcatgtttattaataattttattttacattagttgtttatttttatataaatgaagttgtttaatttttttttaaaattaggtcgtgtatgtgtgaaaataatttgatttaagttagtcttatttgtttataaataaagttgattttttataaagaaaattgtgtatattttgaccgaaaaaaatacgtgttcgacatgatttacagatcatggccagaacacgaggtttaggtcgtgccatAGGTAGAGTTGTAGGCAGAGATAGAGCTGCTGACGAGGATGCTGGCGATGTTcccgagaggcgtaggcctactgcctcagcccgtaggctacgcgttcatcagatgactacggagggacgtgatatggctgaggacgtcgctgacatgactgatgatgtccctgagcagcctatggaggcacctgagatgcgtgcggacgcacagggtgctgatagtggtgaggggtcagatggtgatgatgctgcagagggattccctggtggtccacgtgacccgtcagtgctcacatcatttgccgagcatgttgcacatgccgtgtggagtggacaggtattttaatttgttaattatttgtcattgtttatttatttgtttatgattaattttttttaataattgtataatttgtacttcaaatcaggaacgtcctgatttgaagttagtgtcacatgggaggaaggtgacactgattgggaggccagtgcctgagattgaaggcctggtggctgccacaggattaagtccactgatagattgttcagttattactggcgatcctggacttatatccgcatttgtggagaggtggcacagtgagactagcaccttccaccttccagtaggagagctgacgatcacatt includes these proteins:
- the UR9 gene encoding uricase-2 isozyme 1, with the protein product MAKQEVVEGFKFEQRHGKERVRVARVWKTRQGQHFIVEWRVGITLFSDCVNSYLRDDNSDIVATDTMKNTVYAKAKECSDILSAEEFAILLAKHFVSFYQKVTGAIVNIVEKPWERVTVDGQPHEHGFKLGSEKHTTEAIVQKSGSLQLTSGIEGLSVLKTTQSGFVNFIRDKYTALPDTRERMVATEVTALWRYSYESLYSLPQKPLYFTEKYQEVKKVLADTFFGPPKGGVYSPSVQNTLYLMAKATLNRFPDIAYVSLKLPNLHFIPVNISNQDGPIVKFEDDVYLPTDEPHGSIQASLSRLWSKL